In Chthonomonadales bacterium, a single genomic region encodes these proteins:
- a CDS encoding phosphoglycerate dehydrogenase: MPRVLVSDPIAEAGIERMRGYADVDVRTGLSARELADAIASYDALAVRSETKVTAEVLARATRLRIIGRAGVGVDNIDVRAATEAGILVVNSPQGNTIAAAELTVAMLLALARSIPQADASLRSGRWERKRFLGTQVYGKTLGIVGLGKIGAEVARRARGLEMTVMTYDPYATEEIARQCGASLVSLDELYAAGDFITVHVPLNDETRGMVGAEQIARMKPGVRIVNCARGGLIDEVALAEAIRGGHVAAAAFDVFSQEPPAPANPLLGLPNVIVTPHLGASTEEAQVNVAVDIAEQIGDVLRGRPARSAVNMPSLSAEALDAARPYLKLAECIGSLHTQLARDLDGRGRPIEAVEVLYQGDFGVVPTGPLTRAVLAGMLAPTLSYPVNLVNAPVLAAQRGIRVTESHTTAHHEYVALVTVRARTPAGQREVCGAVFARGDLRIVHIDDYRVDIAPEGTMLLTQHIDRPGMIGAVGTLLGSNHVNIAGMNVGREKVGGRALMVLMVDDEIGADLLQQIRALPGMETARLVRF, translated from the coding sequence ATGCCCAGGGTGTTGGTGAGCGACCCGATCGCGGAGGCCGGGATCGAGCGCATGCGCGGGTACGCGGACGTGGATGTGCGGACAGGGCTCTCGGCGCGGGAGCTTGCGGACGCCATCGCCAGCTACGACGCGCTCGCCGTGCGCAGCGAGACGAAGGTCACCGCGGAGGTGCTCGCGCGGGCCACGCGCCTCCGCATCATTGGCCGGGCCGGGGTCGGCGTTGACAACATCGACGTGCGGGCGGCCACGGAGGCCGGGATCCTCGTGGTCAACTCGCCCCAGGGCAACACGATCGCCGCCGCCGAACTCACGGTGGCCATGCTGCTCGCCCTCGCCCGCAGCATCCCGCAAGCGGACGCCAGCTTGCGCTCTGGCAGATGGGAGCGCAAGCGGTTCCTGGGCACCCAGGTCTACGGCAAGACGCTCGGTATCGTGGGGCTCGGCAAGATCGGCGCCGAGGTGGCGCGTCGGGCGCGCGGCCTCGAGATGACGGTCATGACCTACGATCCGTACGCGACCGAGGAGATCGCCCGGCAGTGCGGGGCCTCGCTCGTGTCGCTCGATGAGTTGTACGCGGCCGGCGACTTCATCACCGTACACGTGCCACTGAACGACGAGACGCGCGGCATGGTCGGAGCAGAGCAGATCGCGCGGATGAAACCGGGCGTGCGTATTGTCAACTGCGCGCGCGGCGGCCTCATCGACGAGGTGGCCCTGGCCGAGGCGATTCGCGGCGGCCACGTGGCCGCCGCCGCGTTCGACGTCTTCTCGCAGGAGCCTCCGGCGCCGGCCAATCCGCTCCTGGGGCTGCCGAACGTGATCGTGACACCGCATCTTGGCGCCTCCACCGAGGAGGCCCAGGTGAACGTGGCCGTCGACATCGCCGAGCAGATCGGCGATGTGCTGCGCGGGCGTCCGGCCCGATCGGCCGTGAACATGCCCTCGCTCTCGGCCGAGGCGCTGGACGCGGCGCGGCCGTACCTGAAGCTGGCCGAGTGCATCGGCAGCCTGCACACACAGCTCGCCCGCGACCTCGACGGCCGGGGGCGGCCGATAGAGGCCGTCGAGGTGCTCTACCAGGGCGACTTCGGCGTCGTTCCCACGGGCCCCCTGACCCGCGCGGTGCTGGCCGGAATGCTGGCCCCCACGCTCTCGTACCCGGTGAACCTGGTGAACGCTCCGGTGCTGGCCGCGCAGCGCGGCATTCGCGTCACCGAGAGCCATACGACGGCGCACCACGAGTACGTCGCGCTTGTCACGGTTCGCGCACGCACTCCCGCCGGCCAGCGCGAGGTGTGCGGCGCGGTCTTCGCGCGTGGTGATCTGCGCATCGTGCATATCGACGACTACCGCGTCGACATCGCGCCCGAGGGCACGATGCTGCTGACTCAGCACATCGACCGCCCCGGCATGATCGGGGCGGTGGGCACGCTGCTCGGCAGCAACCACGTGAACATCGCGGGGATGAACGTGGGGCGCGAGAAGGTGGGTGGGCGCGCGCTCATGGTGCTGATGGTGGACGACGAGATTGGCGCTGATCTCCTCCAGCAGATCCGCGCGCTGCCGGGAATGGAGACTGCCCGCCTGGTGCGGTTCTAG
- a CDS encoding ParB/RepB/Spo0J family partition protein, whose product MEIELIEVSRIVEDPDQPRKHHDEESLRGLADSIRQHGVLQPLTVIALANVNMYRIVTGERRWRAAQTAGLDVVPCVVKEVAADDALTEQLVENLQREDLQPLEKAQAIRHVRERLGATNREIAGRLGISERSVAYLVDLLSLPDAIGEQVVSSPNRPADGQLTEKHARFLKQLNDQPDLQAAVVEKIRDDRINSDETGRLVKALRQRPEQTEEILKSPPGSFDEFLRVAREVADLPFEPDPAGPAATAQRIYGLIEALDAVRPMNLPHPEVRQVQDALSSLKMAVEGLLRECRLELGEAG is encoded by the coding sequence GTGGAGATCGAGCTCATCGAGGTCAGCCGAATCGTGGAGGACCCGGACCAACCCCGAAAGCACCATGATGAGGAGAGCTTGCGCGGCCTGGCCGACAGCATTCGCCAGCACGGAGTGCTCCAGCCACTGACGGTCATCGCGCTCGCCAACGTGAACATGTATCGGATCGTTACCGGCGAGCGCCGGTGGCGCGCGGCGCAGACGGCCGGTCTCGACGTGGTCCCGTGTGTTGTCAAGGAGGTCGCCGCCGATGACGCCCTCACCGAGCAACTCGTCGAGAACCTGCAGCGCGAGGACCTTCAGCCGCTGGAGAAGGCACAGGCGATCCGGCATGTGAGGGAGCGCCTCGGCGCCACGAACCGGGAGATCGCCGGCCGCCTCGGCATCTCCGAGCGCTCCGTTGCCTACCTCGTGGACCTGCTCTCGCTCCCCGATGCGATCGGCGAGCAGGTGGTCTCCAGCCCCAACCGCCCCGCCGATGGCCAGTTGACTGAGAAGCACGCGCGCTTCCTTAAGCAGCTCAACGATCAACCTGACCTGCAGGCCGCCGTGGTTGAGAAGATCCGGGATGACCGCATCAACAGCGACGAGACCGGCCGGTTGGTGAAGGCGCTCCGCCAGCGACCGGAGCAGACAGAGGAGATCCTCAAGTCGCCGCCCGGCTCGTTCGACGAGTTCCTGCGCGTGGCGCGCGAGGTGGCGGACCTGCCGTTCGAGCCTGACCCGGCCGGGCCCGCCGCGACCGCACAGCGCATCTACGGGTTGATCGAGGCGCTCGACGCCGTCCGGCCGATGAACCTGCCGCACCCGGAGGTCCGGCAGGTGCAGGACGCGCTGAGCTCGCTGAAGATGGCGGTTGAGGGGCTACTGCGCGAGTGCCGGCTTGAGCTCGGCGAGGCCGGGTAG
- a CDS encoding phytanoyl-CoA dioxygenase family protein, producing MTNLEPANSLLGDGAALRKRAAADGVLLLRDFVSRDALARVRAAVLGICAEAGWTAPGADPMAGAAAPGQAHRPGEPAFMRVYRRIQACEAFHALAHRPELLAVFGRLLGEPIVPHARNIARVVFPNFEAWTTPAHQGHIHIGGTEETWTTWIPLGDCPRTLGSLAVMPGSHRAGVLPTQVAYGPGGKGVEARALPFDWAEPEYAAGDLLAFHSLTVHRALPNLSGRLLRLSVDFRYQAVSRPVARASFEPHHGGVAWDELYSGWQSANLQHYWRDLPLRFAD from the coding sequence ATGACCAACCTCGAGCCCGCGAACTCCCTGCTTGGCGACGGAGCGGCGCTGCGTAAGCGCGCGGCGGCCGACGGCGTGCTCCTCCTGCGCGACTTCGTGAGCCGCGACGCGCTGGCGCGGGTCCGCGCCGCCGTCCTCGGCATCTGCGCCGAGGCAGGATGGACCGCGCCGGGCGCCGATCCGATGGCTGGCGCGGCGGCTCCGGGCCAGGCGCATCGGCCCGGTGAGCCGGCCTTCATGCGCGTCTACCGCCGTATCCAGGCCTGCGAGGCCTTCCACGCTCTCGCGCACCGGCCCGAGTTGCTCGCGGTGTTTGGGCGCCTGCTCGGTGAACCCATCGTACCCCACGCGCGGAACATCGCGCGCGTCGTGTTCCCGAACTTCGAGGCCTGGACGACGCCAGCCCACCAGGGCCACATCCACATCGGAGGCACCGAGGAGACCTGGACCACCTGGATCCCGCTGGGCGACTGCCCCCGCACGCTGGGGAGCCTCGCCGTGATGCCCGGCTCACACCGCGCGGGTGTCTTGCCGACTCAGGTTGCCTATGGCCCGGGCGGCAAGGGTGTCGAGGCCAGGGCGCTCCCCTTCGACTGGGCCGAGCCGGAGTACGCCGCCGGCGACCTGCTCGCGTTCCATAGTCTCACGGTGCACCGGGCGCTCCCGAACCTCTCCGGTCGCCTGCTACGCCTATCGGTCGACTTCCGCTACCAGGCCGTATCGCGCCCGGTGGCGCGCGCCTCGTTCGAGCCGCACCATGGGGGGGTCGCGTGGGACGAGCTCTATTCGGGCTGGCAGTCGGCCAACCTCCAGCACTACTGGCGCGACCTTCCGCTGCGTTTCGCCGACTGA
- a CDS encoding phytanoyl-CoA dioxygenase family protein, with translation MSDSARLFAEQGFIVVPRLLDAGEVPGIKEEIGRILSAAGPGVAETGVFVGLAASSAALRALAADARILDVLEPLIGPDIEFLSDKVVYKSAATAYGSPWHQDWPYWKGAHKLSVWIALDRATPENGCLKLLPASHRTVAEHTGAIAAGAVPAFVHRLDEDAVDESQAVTAPLEPGGAVVFHDLLLHASHPNRSGADRWALISTYRSAAEADLDYEWSVAAAVVRGERRAP, from the coding sequence GTGAGCGATTCCGCTCGATTGTTCGCCGAGCAGGGCTTCATCGTGGTCCCTCGTCTTCTTGACGCCGGCGAGGTGCCGGGGATCAAGGAGGAGATCGGGCGCATCCTGTCCGCCGCTGGCCCAGGAGTCGCCGAGACCGGCGTCTTCGTGGGCCTGGCCGCCAGCAGCGCCGCTCTCCGCGCGCTCGCTGCCGACGCGCGCATCCTCGACGTGCTGGAGCCACTGATCGGACCGGACATCGAGTTCCTCAGCGACAAGGTCGTGTATAAGTCGGCCGCGACAGCCTATGGCTCGCCCTGGCACCAGGACTGGCCCTACTGGAAGGGCGCGCACAAGCTCAGTGTATGGATCGCGCTCGACCGGGCCACGCCGGAGAACGGCTGTCTGAAGCTGCTGCCCGCAAGCCATCGCACCGTCGCCGAGCATACCGGCGCCATCGCTGCAGGCGCAGTTCCCGCCTTCGTTCACCGGCTCGACGAGGATGCCGTCGACGAGAGCCAGGCCGTGACCGCCCCCCTGGAGCCAGGGGGCGCCGTCGTGTTCCACGATCTGCTGCTGCACGCCTCGCACCCCAACCGCAGCGGCGCCGATCGCTGGGCCCTGATCAGCACCTATCGCAGCGCCGCGGAGGCCGACCTGGACTACGAGTGGTCGGTGGCCGCCGCCGTCGTGCGGGGCGAGCGCCGGGCGCCATGA
- a CDS encoding neutral/alkaline non-lysosomal ceramidase N-terminal domain-containing protein: protein MPLYAGVCETNITPPLGVWMSGYAFRPSGCVAVHDELHARAAVFDDGHDAVAIVGMDLIGLDLDLVERVRGEAAALTGMAPEAILLNASHTHGGPSVRAYHSMGARDAAYTDVMVRKLVGIIKQAWDNLQPASLAYGRAPVQIGVNRRQTRNTGGNTVLGRNYAGPVAPYVDVLVLADPAGHPFALLFSHACHGTTLTGENLRITADFAGYACETVRRETDGAVVPLFLQGCCGNINPLKRSSFSAAIQNGRTLGAAAVTAMRAATPLYDDPIAHAVDEVMLPLLPPPPVVECEERMRRWEAEAKAARERGDVGHAMHAEGMRDYAEYERDIAARDETDLRHPFTLQCLEVGGARFLAMPAETVVQYALDFDRQTDGPVFPMGYTNGILNYLPTAADHAIGGYEVTDAYRYYGLLMFAPESERIVREAAYRLLGVGEPDLTPYSL from the coding sequence ATGCCGCTCTACGCCGGTGTCTGCGAGACGAACATCACGCCGCCGCTCGGCGTTTGGATGTCGGGGTACGCGTTTCGGCCGTCCGGATGCGTCGCGGTCCACGACGAGCTGCACGCGCGCGCCGCTGTGTTCGACGACGGCCACGACGCCGTGGCGATCGTCGGGATGGACCTGATCGGCCTGGACCTCGACCTGGTGGAGCGCGTGCGCGGCGAGGCCGCCGCGCTCACCGGTATGGCGCCAGAGGCCATCCTCCTCAACGCCAGCCACACGCACGGCGGCCCGTCGGTGCGCGCCTACCACTCGATGGGCGCGCGCGACGCCGCCTACACCGACGTGATGGTTCGCAAGCTCGTCGGCATCATCAAGCAAGCATGGGACAACCTGCAGCCGGCCTCGCTCGCCTACGGCCGCGCGCCTGTGCAGATCGGCGTGAATCGCCGCCAGACGCGCAACACCGGCGGCAACACGGTCCTGGGGCGCAACTACGCCGGTCCGGTGGCGCCGTATGTCGACGTGCTTGTGCTGGCCGACCCGGCCGGGCATCCGTTCGCGCTGCTCTTCAGCCACGCCTGCCACGGCACGACGCTGACCGGCGAGAACCTGCGCATCACGGCCGACTTCGCCGGCTACGCGTGCGAGACCGTGCGCCGTGAGACGGACGGCGCCGTGGTGCCACTGTTTCTCCAGGGCTGCTGCGGCAACATCAACCCGCTCAAGCGCTCCAGCTTCTCCGCGGCTATCCAGAACGGCCGCACGCTCGGCGCCGCCGCGGTGACCGCCATGCGCGCCGCGACGCCGCTCTACGACGACCCGATCGCGCATGCGGTGGACGAGGTGATGCTGCCGCTGCTGCCGCCGCCACCGGTGGTGGAGTGCGAGGAGCGCATGCGGCGCTGGGAAGCGGAGGCGAAGGCCGCGCGGGAGCGAGGCGACGTGGGGCACGCGATGCACGCCGAGGGGATGCGCGACTACGCCGAGTATGAGCGCGACATCGCGGCGCGGGACGAGACCGACCTGCGCCATCCCTTCACTCTCCAGTGCCTGGAGGTGGGCGGCGCGCGCTTCCTCGCGATGCCGGCCGAGACCGTCGTGCAGTACGCTCTGGATTTCGACCGGCAGACGGACGGCCCGGTCTTCCCGATGGGCTACACGAACGGTATCCTCAACTACCTGCCGACGGCCGCCGACCACGCGATCGGCGGGTACGAGGTTACCGATGCCTACCGCTACTACGGCCTGCTCATGTTCGCCCCGGAGTCCGAGCGCATCGTGCGTGAGGCCGCCTACCGCCTGCTCGGCGTGGGGGAGCCGGACCTGACGCCCTACAGCCTGTGA
- a CDS encoding menaquinone biosynthesis decarboxylase, which produces MPYDSFQDFLRRLEREGELRHIAQPLSPHLEITEVADRAMKSPDGGKALVIDRPTGHNIPVAINTMGSRRRMSLALGVDDYEEVAAELADLLKPDVPAGLLGKLAALPKLARLASAPPRMVGSGICQEIVRTGDEVDLGALPVLHCWPQDGGPFITLPLVFTHDPADGRRNVGMYRIQVYDRRTTGMHWQLHKVGAEHHRRSEEAGRLIEAAVALGGDPACIFSALAPLPPGIDEMLFAGFLRRKPVSLVACKTVEVAVPADAEIVIEGHVDPLERRPEGPFGDHTGYYTPREPYPVFHVTAVTHRRAPVYPATIVGRPPMEDGWMGKAVERIFLPLIRLMVPELVDMNLPVEACFHNMALVSIRKRYPGHAFKVMNALWGLGQLMFTKMIFVFDADVDVQNVGECVWRLSNNIDPERDMLLTRGPIDVLDHASRAQGYGSKVGFDCTRKLAAEGYAREWPDAIEMTAEVKQRIDALWPELAV; this is translated from the coding sequence ATGCCATACGACAGCTTTCAGGACTTCCTGCGCCGTCTGGAGCGGGAAGGAGAGCTCCGCCACATCGCGCAGCCCCTCAGCCCGCACCTCGAGATCACCGAGGTCGCCGACCGCGCCATGAAGAGTCCGGACGGCGGCAAGGCCCTCGTGATCGACCGCCCCACCGGACACAACATCCCGGTAGCCATCAACACGATGGGCTCGCGCCGGCGCATGTCCCTTGCCCTAGGTGTGGACGACTACGAGGAGGTCGCCGCCGAGTTGGCCGACCTGCTCAAGCCTGACGTGCCGGCCGGCCTCCTCGGCAAGCTGGCCGCCCTGCCGAAGCTGGCGCGGCTCGCCTCGGCGCCGCCGCGCATGGTGGGCTCCGGCATCTGCCAGGAGATCGTGCGCACGGGAGATGAGGTCGACCTGGGCGCCCTGCCCGTGCTCCACTGCTGGCCGCAGGATGGCGGGCCGTTCATCACTTTGCCCCTCGTCTTCACCCACGATCCGGCCGACGGCCGCCGGAACGTCGGCATGTATCGCATTCAGGTCTACGACCGCCGCACGACGGGCATGCACTGGCAGCTCCACAAAGTGGGAGCCGAGCACCACCGCAGGAGCGAGGAGGCGGGCCGCCTGATCGAGGCCGCGGTCGCGCTCGGCGGCGACCCGGCGTGCATCTTCAGCGCGCTCGCCCCGCTCCCTCCCGGGATCGACGAGATGCTCTTCGCCGGCTTCCTGCGCCGCAAGCCCGTGAGCCTCGTCGCGTGCAAGACCGTCGAGGTCGCGGTGCCGGCCGACGCGGAGATCGTGATCGAGGGCCATGTCGACCCCCTGGAGCGTCGACCCGAGGGCCCCTTCGGCGACCATACCGGTTACTACACGCCACGCGAGCCCTACCCCGTGTTCCACGTCACGGCCGTCACCCACCGCCGCGCTCCGGTCTACCCGGCCACCATCGTGGGCAGGCCGCCCATGGAAGACGGCTGGATGGGCAAGGCCGTCGAGCGCATCTTCCTGCCGCTCATTCGCTTGATGGTGCCGGAGCTCGTGGACATGAACCTCCCGGTGGAGGCCTGCTTCCACAACATGGCGCTCGTGTCGATCCGCAAGCGCTATCCCGGCCACGCGTTCAAGGTCATGAACGCCCTGTGGGGCCTGGGCCAGCTCATGTTCACGAAGATGATCTTCGTGTTCGACGCCGACGTGGACGTGCAGAACGTGGGCGAGTGTGTCTGGCGCCTCTCGAACAATATCGACCCTGAGCGCGACATGCTGTTGACGCGCGGACCGATCGACGTGCTGGACCACGCGTCGCGAGCGCAGGGGTACGGATCCAAGGTCGGCTTCGACTGCACGCGAAAGCTCGCTGCCGAGGGCTACGCGCGCGAGTGGCCAGACGCGATCGAGATGACCGCGGAGGTGAAGCAGCGGATCGACGCGCTCTGGCCGGAGCTCGCCGTTTGA